One genomic region from Fibrobacter sp. encodes:
- a CDS encoding AAA family ATPase, whose protein sequence is MKKGEINEDEVINQEKSSCVNVDFSVSQKIFFGAPGTGKSHKVNLITPKDNTITFRTTFHPDYDYAQFVGSYKPKKDGSSITYSFVPQVFAKAYAAAWKNLNQPVCLVIEEINRGNCAQIFGDLFQLLDRKNGESEYPINVDADFGQWLVDEAKVPNHEYDENGCVKIKLPPNFNILATMNTSDQSLFPMDSAFKRRFDWEYVPIKYAKDADCGDCWDADKFVIKLDDETCYSWLDFLEKVNDDIYDVSQSEDKQMGEFFVKPKDHEIDQDMFLSKVMFYLWDSVYKDEVDRKNVFHFDWTFANGKKSAVTFQNLFKNKADTIEILKKVMENLKVEAI, encoded by the coding sequence GTGAAAAAAGGTGAAATAAACGAAGACGAAGTTATAAATCAGGAAAAGAGTAGTTGTGTGAATGTTGATTTTTCGGTGTCTCAAAAAATTTTCTTCGGTGCTCCCGGAACAGGAAAGTCTCATAAGGTAAACCTGATTACACCGAAAGATAATACGATAACATTCCGCACCACATTCCATCCTGACTATGATTATGCTCAGTTTGTTGGATCCTATAAGCCTAAGAAAGATGGCTCTTCTATTACCTATTCCTTCGTTCCACAGGTTTTTGCAAAGGCTTATGCGGCTGCATGGAAAAATTTGAATCAGCCAGTTTGTCTCGTAATTGAAGAAATCAATCGTGGTAACTGCGCGCAGATTTTTGGCGACTTGTTCCAGTTGCTTGATCGTAAGAACGGTGAATCAGAATATCCTATTAATGTGGATGCCGATTTTGGACAATGGCTTGTTGATGAAGCTAAGGTCCCTAACCACGAATATGACGAAAATGGATGCGTAAAAATTAAGCTCCCGCCCAACTTCAACATTCTCGCAACCATGAATACTAGCGACCAGTCTTTGTTCCCTATGGACAGTGCCTTCAAGCGCCGCTTTGACTGGGAATATGTGCCTATCAAGTACGCCAAGGATGCCGACTGTGGCGATTGTTGGGATGCCGACAAGTTTGTGATAAAGCTTGACGATGAAACCTGTTACAGCTGGCTCGACTTCCTAGAAAAAGTGAACGACGATATTTACGATGTCTCCCAGAGTGAAGACAAGCAGATGGGTGAGTTCTTCGTGAAGCCCAAGGACCATGAGATTGACCAAGACATGTTCCTTTCCAAGGTGATGTTCTACTTGTGGGATTCCGTGTATAAGGACGAGGTCGATAGAAAAAATGTATTCCATTTCGACTGGACTTTTGCAAATGGCAAAAAGTCTGCGGTCACGTTCCAGAACCTGTTTAAGAACAAGGCCGATACAATCGAGATTCTTAAGAAGGTCATGGAAAACCTGAAAGTTGAAGCCATCTAG
- a CDS encoding response regulator — protein sequence MKVLLVEDDDDCVATFIEVAQDVCEDISIISAKTAKDAISLLKEDFDVAIVDLRLDENSDGNEFISSMQKLGLKIPTVIHTGTPDDVNPNLNALKVYKRSEVDYAEILNYLLRIFETGITEIIGLRGEIETQIQLFYKDSFVKNSELWMNRAALDKERVKRSLLRSLLNRFESDIHDPNEKSYAEEFYIPSKQECLYTGSIVKAKDSTKTNYVVLSPSCDLVVRSSGRINVNTITLCKIESVKDYGVEYKFDGDQSVLSNSKKEKIEPYIENKKNLSHWMPRTIDYEGGVINFTMVSSAPYSDFFEKFTIAGVRISPVFMKNILSRFSSYYARQGQPDLNVMEIIDEMKAHEQ from the coding sequence ATGAAAGTTCTTTTGGTTGAAGATGATGATGATTGTGTAGCAACGTTCATTGAGGTTGCGCAAGACGTTTGTGAAGATATTAGCATAATTTCTGCTAAAACAGCAAAGGATGCAATATCTTTGCTGAAGGAAGATTTTGATGTTGCCATTGTTGATCTTAGACTAGATGAGAATTCTGATGGTAATGAATTTATTTCTTCTATGCAGAAACTGGGTCTGAAAATTCCGACTGTTATACATACTGGAACCCCCGATGATGTTAATCCCAATTTGAATGCGTTAAAAGTATATAAAAGATCTGAAGTGGATTATGCGGAAATTTTAAATTACTTACTGCGCATTTTTGAAACAGGTATTACCGAAATTATTGGACTGCGGGGAGAAATAGAAACGCAAATACAATTATTTTACAAAGATTCTTTTGTAAAAAATTCAGAATTATGGATGAACAGAGCCGCTTTGGATAAAGAACGGGTCAAGAGATCACTTCTGCGAAGCTTGTTGAATCGATTTGAGTCTGATATCCATGATCCGAATGAAAAATCTTATGCTGAGGAATTTTACATTCCCTCGAAACAGGAATGCTTGTATACGGGTTCCATTGTAAAGGCCAAAGATTCTACAAAAACAAACTATGTTGTTCTATCCCCGTCATGCGATCTTGTTGTTAGAAGCTCGGGCCGGATAAATGTTAACACAATAACTTTATGTAAGATTGAGAGCGTAAAAGACTATGGCGTTGAATATAAATTTGACGGAGACCAGTCTGTGTTGTCTAATTCGAAAAAAGAAAAAATAGAACCATATATAGAGAATAAAAAGAACTTAAGTCATTGGATGCCCAGAACCATTGATTATGAAGGAGGCGTTATAAACTTTACCATGGTGTCTTCTGCGCCTTATTCAGATTTTTTTGAAAAATTTACAATTGCTGGTGTTCGCATATCTCCGGTATTTATGAAAAATATATTATCTAGATTTTCTTCATACTATGCAAGACAGGGACAGCCTGATTTGAATGTTATGGAAATTATAGATGAAATGAAAGCTCATGAGCAATAA
- the dcm gene encoding DNA (cytosine-5-)-methyltransferase, translated as MANVKKDIQETNKKISHVRKIIKKRVENLEERDIPQTPLSTEETWRSAEFSKPQKTVRIGTMFSGIGAIEHAFQRLGLKHKIAFAGDIEPKCKTSYFANYDIAEKDWFTDIRNFDAKPYAGKVDFIIGGAPCQAFSMVGKRLGFEDARGTLFYEFARVVKETSPKVFLFENVKGLLNHDNGRTWHVMHDIFEELGYTVYFRVLNSKDYGIPQHRERVYCLGFKKEVDFEFPAPIPLEYTMYDFLEDYIDSKYFLKEKGIKFVTSHKNREKCYTQINGDVALCQKRNQQFNWHGDFVYHPDSKDTPSNEAFDEFIFDVKDVEEKYYLSEKVAKYVLAGGTKNFKTSTKTDLEVARPLLHSMHKMHRAGVDNYVTHKGRIRKLTPRECLRLMGFKDSFKIVVSDTAAYQQAGNSIVVDVLIAILKQMDITKYGV; from the coding sequence ATGGCAAATGTAAAAAAAGACATTCAAGAAACGAATAAGAAGATTTCTCACGTTAGAAAAATTATCAAAAAACGTGTAGAGAACTTGGAGGAACGTGATATTCCCCAGACTCCGCTTAGTACAGAAGAAACCTGGCGCTCAGCGGAATTTTCCAAGCCTCAAAAGACGGTTCGTATTGGAACCATGTTTAGTGGCATTGGCGCTATAGAACATGCGTTTCAAAGATTGGGATTGAAGCATAAGATTGCGTTTGCTGGTGATATTGAACCGAAATGTAAAACAAGTTATTTCGCAAATTACGATATAGCGGAAAAAGATTGGTTTACAGATATCCGTAATTTTGATGCCAAACCGTACGCTGGTAAAGTTGATTTTATCATCGGTGGTGCACCTTGCCAAGCTTTCTCAATGGTTGGAAAGAGGCTCGGCTTTGAAGATGCTCGCGGAACACTGTTCTATGAGTTTGCAAGAGTCGTTAAAGAAACGTCTCCTAAGGTATTTTTGTTTGAGAATGTTAAGGGTTTGTTAAATCATGACAATGGCCGTACATGGCATGTGATGCATGATATTTTTGAGGAGCTCGGTTATACTGTTTACTTCCGTGTTTTGAATAGTAAGGATTATGGTATTCCTCAACATCGTGAACGCGTATATTGTTTGGGCTTTAAGAAAGAGGTGGATTTTGAATTTCCCGCACCTATTCCGCTTGAATATACGATGTATGATTTTTTGGAGGATTACATTGATTCCAAGTATTTCTTGAAGGAAAAGGGAATTAAATTCGTCACTAGCCATAAGAATAGAGAAAAATGCTATACTCAAATTAATGGTGACGTAGCACTTTGCCAAAAAAGAAATCAACAGTTCAATTGGCATGGTGATTTTGTGTATCATCCTGATTCGAAGGATACTCCCAGCAATGAGGCTTTCGATGAATTCATCTTTGATGTTAAGGATGTCGAAGAAAAGTATTATCTGTCAGAAAAAGTGGCCAAGTATGTTTTAGCGGGTGGTACAAAGAACTTTAAAACATCTACAAAGACCGATTTGGAAGTTGCACGACCGCTTTTGCATTCTATGCATAAGATGCATCGTGCTGGAGTCGATAACTATGTAACCCATAAGGGGCGTATTCGTAAGCTGACGCCTAGAGAATGCCTGCGCCTAATGGGATTTAAGGATTCTTTTAAAATCGTTGTCTCCGATACGGCTGCATATCAACAAGCGGGAAATAGCATTGTTGTTGATGTTTTAATCGCGATCCTTAAGCAGATGGACATCACTAAATACGGAGTATAA
- a CDS encoding AIPR family protein, with translation MTYQEYRKNFLQNLRNESAIDGTDTEDAFINKALDILCEYDEIQAPQRIRSGDKIVSKGRKIHLDGYCIDETDHSLILFISDFEDSFDVSNLTMSRVDELYWRLYNFLDETCHGKMSEYFDDSDEMLQVASLVRERLKVDDINDATNILKIKFVILTNKELDTKLLKQNLLETSKRKTKSRKPAKTTKKIKKEDFDGKPLEINLWHLERFYEQEEQNLSEVVTINFEEDYKVEGIPCIKGNIGDDLGYQAYIAIIPGKLLADIYIDHGSKILEGNVRAFLGTSGSKSVNSGIRKTINNEPQNFFTYNNGIAATASNIEFVKSENQLYITEIEDLQIINGGQTTASLAESVLKKTNVDLEGIFVPMKLTVIEDRETEIDGIRYYDKMVQDIAKYANSQNKVTAADLFSNDPFHIKMEKMSKSYLAPAVKYSIPTAWYYERARKKYKQEQLKLKGDSLNRFLAKFPKEQIITKEQLAVYLTTMAQKPHIVAKGKNYVIKEFNQNIREVFGKNKDLFNEFFYHKSIASAIIFRSVDNYLEEHKNCAKNPSDFWYTAGGFKMDIVPYAIAKILSCIPSELSIDWEKIWKMQKIGPGFMKEIARATKFANDFINDSNGVIVSEYCKKPLTWEKFKEKPYTLGQWFLDELIPQEMVDEQQKTAQRNQRNTNNLQSLVDFMKLTPKYWNAILQLAEVHKVGTNAEKTSLLKAVSFIQKGILPKTNTVPVNVQSMMNDCYSVKEKLVSLGVKIR, from the coding sequence ATGACCTACCAAGAATATCGCAAGAACTTTCTTCAAAACCTTCGCAATGAGTCTGCCATCGACGGAACCGATACAGAAGATGCCTTCATCAACAAGGCGTTAGATATTCTTTGCGAATATGATGAAATTCAAGCTCCCCAGCGAATTCGTAGTGGCGATAAGATTGTTTCGAAAGGCAGAAAGATTCACTTGGATGGTTATTGCATCGATGAAACGGATCACAGTTTGATCTTATTCATTAGCGATTTTGAAGATTCCTTTGATGTTTCAAATTTGACCATGAGTAGGGTTGATGAACTTTACTGGCGACTCTATAACTTTCTTGATGAAACTTGTCATGGTAAAATGTCGGAGTATTTTGATGATTCCGATGAAATGTTACAGGTTGCTTCGTTGGTTCGCGAACGTTTGAAAGTGGATGATATAAATGACGCAACAAACATCCTTAAAATAAAGTTTGTTATTCTGACGAATAAGGAACTCGACACAAAACTCCTAAAACAGAATTTACTTGAAACCTCAAAACGGAAGACTAAAAGCCGTAAGCCTGCAAAGACCACCAAAAAGATTAAGAAAGAAGATTTCGATGGGAAACCTCTTGAAATAAATCTTTGGCATCTTGAACGATTTTATGAACAAGAAGAACAAAATCTTTCCGAGGTTGTAACAATCAATTTTGAGGAAGACTACAAGGTAGAGGGTATTCCTTGCATCAAGGGGAATATTGGTGATGACTTGGGCTACCAAGCCTATATTGCAATTATTCCAGGTAAGCTTCTTGCAGATATTTATATAGATCACGGCAGTAAAATTTTGGAAGGTAATGTCCGTGCATTCCTTGGAACTTCGGGCTCTAAGAGCGTGAATAGTGGCATACGCAAGACCATTAACAATGAACCGCAAAACTTCTTTACGTATAATAATGGTATTGCCGCTACGGCTTCTAACATTGAATTTGTAAAGTCTGAAAACCAGTTATATATTACCGAAATTGAAGACCTGCAGATTATCAATGGAGGCCAGACTACGGCGTCTTTAGCAGAGTCCGTTCTTAAAAAGACAAATGTGGATCTTGAGGGCATATTTGTGCCTATGAAGCTTACTGTCATTGAAGATCGAGAAACTGAGATTGATGGCATTCGCTATTACGATAAAATGGTTCAGGATATAGCGAAGTATGCGAATAGTCAAAATAAGGTAACGGCTGCAGACCTGTTCTCTAATGATCCTTTCCATATTAAAATGGAAAAAATGTCCAAGAGCTATCTTGCACCGGCAGTGAAGTACTCTATTCCTACGGCTTGGTACTATGAACGTGCACGAAAAAAATACAAGCAGGAACAGCTCAAACTTAAGGGTGATAGTTTAAATCGATTCTTGGCAAAGTTCCCAAAGGAACAGATCATTACCAAAGAGCAGCTTGCAGTTTACTTGACCACTATGGCACAGAAACCCCATATTGTGGCTAAGGGTAAAAATTATGTAATCAAGGAATTCAACCAGAACATCCGCGAAGTCTTTGGCAAGAATAAGGATTTGTTCAATGAATTCTTCTACCATAAGAGCATTGCATCTGCCATTATTTTTAGGTCGGTGGATAACTATCTGGAAGAACACAAGAACTGTGCCAAGAATCCATCGGACTTTTGGTACACTGCTGGTGGTTTTAAGATGGATATCGTTCCTTATGCTATTGCGAAAATCCTCAGCTGTATTCCCAGTGAGTTGAGTATCGACTGGGAAAAAATTTGGAAGATGCAAAAGATCGGCCCTGGCTTTATGAAGGAAATTGCCCGAGCAACAAAATTTGCTAATGACTTCATTAACGATAGCAATGGTGTGATTGTTTCTGAATACTGCAAGAAGCCTTTGACTTGGGAAAAATTTAAGGAAAAACCTTATACTTTGGGTCAATGGTTCCTAGATGAACTGATTCCTCAGGAAATGGTGGATGAACAGCAGAAAACTGCCCAAAGGAATCAAAGAAATACAAATAATCTTCAATCATTGGTAGACTTTATGAAACTCACTCCAAAATATTGGAACGCGATTCTTCAGTTGGCTGAAGTCCATAAAGTTGGTACGAATGCAGAAAAAACAAGTTTACTTAAGGCTGTATCTTTTATTCAGAAGGGAATTTTACCCAAAACGAATACTGTACCGGTGAATGTACAGTCTATGATGAATGACTGTTACTCGGTTAAGGAAAAGTTAGTATCTTTAGGCGTAAAGATACGATGA
- a CDS encoding HNH endonuclease encodes MLIAGKYTFADVYDSVITIPDCFVLRKNKIGSGNGEAKLYFGSKISMRNFFGEEGFSASCFLLKSDLIAYMDTIKAEYLNPSYDYSGKDSFASLWQERRKKVDSLPDVISFSIQDQNQIGGSRGYVNSGDEGYYLIRELSLPLVSYISAMRVEALDGTSRFYLKLFVDFDAIEMKKNGPLVLNYGKKVDSVHEKTAKYDATEKDSNKGRIGQEKYRNALLEECPFCPITMINDERLLIASHIKPWAVCDEKERIDPKNGFMLSPLYDRLFDQGFITFTDDKKLWVSQWLTPKNVQRIGLKNDMYIQMLPIDEKRIEYLEYHRKCVFRG; translated from the coding sequence ATGCTTATTGCTGGAAAGTATACTTTTGCAGATGTCTATGACAGTGTCATTACCATTCCAGACTGTTTTGTTTTGCGAAAGAATAAAATTGGTTCTGGAAATGGTGAAGCGAAATTGTATTTCGGTTCTAAAATTTCGATGAGAAATTTTTTTGGTGAGGAAGGGTTTTCTGCAAGCTGTTTCCTGCTCAAGAGTGACCTCATTGCCTATATGGATACGATTAAGGCTGAATATCTTAATCCTTCTTATGACTATAGCGGAAAAGATTCTTTTGCTTCATTATGGCAAGAACGTCGGAAGAAAGTGGATTCACTTCCAGATGTAATAAGTTTTTCGATCCAGGATCAAAATCAAATAGGTGGCTCACGTGGTTACGTAAATTCTGGCGATGAGGGTTATTATTTGATAAGGGAATTGTCTTTACCCTTAGTTAGTTATATCTCGGCAATGCGTGTGGAAGCTCTTGATGGAACTTCCCGTTTTTATTTGAAGCTTTTTGTTGATTTTGATGCCATAGAAATGAAGAAAAATGGTCCTTTGGTTCTGAATTACGGTAAAAAGGTTGATTCGGTGCATGAAAAGACGGCTAAGTATGACGCTACAGAAAAGGATTCTAACAAGGGAAGAATTGGTCAGGAAAAGTATCGTAATGCTTTGCTTGAAGAATGTCCGTTCTGTCCAATAACGATGATTAATGATGAACGTTTGCTAATTGCTAGTCATATCAAACCGTGGGCCGTTTGTGATGAGAAAGAACGTATTGACCCAAAGAATGGATTTATGCTTTCTCCATTGTACGATCGTCTTTTTGATCAAGGCTTTATCACATTTACAGATGATAAAAAACTTTGGGTGTCGCAATGGTTGACCCCTAAAAACGTTCAACGAATTGGTTTAAAAAATGATATGTACATTCAGATGCTCCCCATAGATGAAAAGAGAATTGAATATTTAGAGTATCATAGAAAATGTGTCTTTAGAGGATGA
- a CDS encoding DNA cytosine methyltransferase, whose protein sequence is MKFLDLFAGAGGLSEGFVREGFEPVAHVELWDAASYTLKTRAAFHYLEDFGQREIYAQYLRGEITRDDLYSHVPQNVLDSVINKEIGEDTIASIFEKIDALKGDEDIDLVVGGPPCQAYSLVGRARDPNGMRDDHRNYLFQYYAKFLERYQPKYFVFENVLGLLSAKDENGTLYFDLMQRKFQEIGYRVDYRVLSADNYGVLQKRKRIILIGKKTDEDFQYPEPDPVEHQYTVKAVFSGLASLHAGEGDVYGHPLTVGRHSQWLEEFGVLSTYPVTFHYARPNCDRDLEIYRRVVDLWNHERKRLDYSQLPEELKTHANQKTFLDRFKVVAETESASQTIVAHICKDGHYYIHPDIEQNRSITPREAARLQTFPDDYFFESASGKPSRTDAFKQIGNAVPVLLAQKIAAKLREVWDE, encoded by the coding sequence ATGAAATTTCTTGATCTTTTCGCTGGCGCAGGTGGTCTTTCCGAAGGCTTTGTTCGGGAAGGTTTTGAGCCTGTTGCTCACGTTGAGTTGTGGGATGCTGCAAGTTATACACTAAAAACAAGGGCTGCTTTTCATTATTTAGAAGATTTTGGTCAAAGAGAGATTTACGCACAATATTTAAGGGGCGAAATTACTCGAGATGATCTCTATTCCCATGTTCCTCAAAATGTCCTCGATTCTGTGATAAATAAGGAAATTGGGGAGGATACAATTGCGTCCATTTTTGAAAAAATAGATGCGTTGAAGGGAGATGAAGATATTGATTTGGTCGTTGGTGGACCTCCATGCCAGGCTTACTCTTTAGTTGGACGTGCTCGTGATCCGAATGGGATGCGTGACGATCACAGAAATTACCTTTTTCAATATTATGCTAAGTTCCTTGAAAGGTATCAGCCTAAGTATTTTGTTTTTGAAAACGTACTTGGATTGTTGAGTGCTAAAGATGAAAACGGTACTCTCTATTTTGATCTAATGCAGCGGAAGTTTCAGGAAATTGGTTATCGTGTAGATTACAGAGTGCTTTCCGCTGACAATTATGGTGTTTTGCAAAAACGCAAACGCATAATTTTGATTGGGAAGAAAACAGATGAAGATTTTCAGTATCCAGAACCGGATCCGGTTGAACATCAGTATACTGTTAAAGCGGTATTTTCAGGTTTGGCTTCGCTGCATGCTGGAGAAGGTGATGTATACGGGCATCCTTTAACTGTGGGACGTCATAGCCAATGGTTGGAAGAATTTGGAGTATTGTCCACATATCCCGTAACCTTTCACTATGCTCGTCCTAATTGCGATAGAGACCTTGAAATATACAGACGCGTTGTTGATTTGTGGAATCATGAAAGAAAAAGGCTCGATTATAGTCAATTGCCTGAAGAGTTGAAGACTCACGCAAATCAGAAAACATTCTTAGACAGATTTAAGGTTGTCGCTGAAACAGAATCAGCTTCGCAAACAATTGTTGCGCATATTTGCAAAGATGGTCATTATTATATCCATCCAGATATAGAACAGAACCGTTCTATTACGCCGAGAGAAGCTGCCCGATTGCAGACTTTCCCGGATGATTATTTCTTTGAAAGTGCTTCTGGAAAGCCAAGTCGCACCGATGCTTTTAAACAGATTGGAAATGCAGTGCCTGTCCTGTTGGCTCAAAAAATTGCTGCAAAATTAAGAGAGGTTTGGGATGAGTGA
- a CDS encoding ATP-binding protein produces MSEEMITSGAFKIRPAGRHIFTIGRDLIQDPYAAVVELVKNAYDADATHVVLSFKKTDKLEIVIEDNGHGMTRDVVTSKWMVPSTNDKEQRKLSPKGRILQGRKGIGRYASAILGEELFLETISQECHEKTSLLVNWEDFLHADYLSDVDILIETEKNDGDSGTVLTIKGNSISLEEWTLDQFKRLKKELKKLMTPIDDTKQSSDVEFEIILNIAGFGENDVVNEKIEAFPLFGLFDYKIAGCVNADGSGILVYEMQKLRNSVPEKISFNFGGPTNCGDVVFDIRAFDREKEAIEDLIKRGLKDGGGAYVGKLEARRLLNENNGIGVYRNGFRIRPLGDPDFDWLELNKSRVQNPSQKIGSDQVIGFVKIESEEKSCLVEKSARDGLKENAAYKSLVRLTQSVINELETRRFIYRSKAGLSRKTLKVESEFEKLFSFSSLKKKMQNVLDTGNVAGNVSQNIMQVIDESEIEKNKIADSLRETIAIYQGQATLGKIVNIVLHEGRKPLAFFKNQVPLFKNCYDQYLGGDYSKLPKVYEKMNSFATNTDVLVQLFKKIDPLAVGKRFSKSSISLESCLKSVFSVFSSELNDVEWNVYCNVESDVRLLCYEQDVYSIFTNLIENSIFWMNEKRSEIKKIVVEIFVEDNQVEHIDYRDSGPGIEDSLIESEVIFEPDFSTKPKGTGLGLSVAGEAARRCGFELKALSSMEGAYFRLDRKDKEVQDESSFG; encoded by the coding sequence ATGAGTGAAGAAATGATAACTAGTGGTGCATTCAAAATTCGTCCGGCAGGACGACATATATTTACAATTGGACGTGATTTGATTCAGGATCCGTATGCGGCTGTTGTTGAATTGGTGAAAAATGCGTATGATGCAGATGCAACACATGTTGTTTTGTCCTTTAAAAAAACGGACAAGCTTGAAATTGTTATAGAAGATAATGGCCATGGAATGACAAGGGATGTTGTTACGTCCAAATGGATGGTCCCATCTACTAATGATAAAGAACAAAGAAAACTCAGTCCTAAGGGTCGTATTTTGCAGGGGAGAAAAGGCATAGGTCGTTATGCGTCTGCAATATTGGGAGAGGAACTTTTCTTAGAAACGATTTCGCAAGAGTGTCATGAAAAGACGAGTCTTCTTGTTAATTGGGAGGATTTCTTGCATGCAGATTATCTTTCTGATGTGGATATCCTGATTGAAACAGAGAAAAATGATGGCGATAGTGGAACTGTTCTGACGATTAAAGGTAATAGTATCTCTTTGGAGGAATGGACTTTAGATCAGTTCAAACGGTTGAAAAAAGAACTAAAAAAATTGATGACGCCTATAGATGACACGAAGCAGTCTTCTGACGTGGAGTTTGAAATCATTTTAAACATCGCTGGGTTTGGTGAAAACGATGTGGTCAATGAAAAAATAGAAGCTTTTCCATTATTTGGCTTATTTGATTATAAAATTGCTGGGTGTGTGAATGCGGATGGTTCGGGAATCCTTGTATATGAAATGCAAAAGTTACGCAATTCTGTGCCGGAGAAAATAAGCTTTAATTTTGGTGGCCCGACGAATTGTGGCGACGTCGTGTTTGATATAAGGGCTTTCGATAGAGAAAAAGAAGCAATAGAAGACTTAATAAAAAGAGGCTTGAAAGACGGTGGTGGAGCTTATGTAGGCAAACTCGAAGCAAGACGCCTGTTGAATGAAAATAATGGCATTGGTGTTTATAGAAATGGATTTAGAATTCGACCTTTGGGTGATCCTGATTTTGATTGGCTTGAGTTGAATAAAAGTAGGGTGCAAAATCCGTCCCAAAAAATTGGTTCGGATCAGGTAATTGGTTTTGTTAAAATAGAAAGTGAAGAGAAATCTTGTCTTGTTGAAAAAAGTGCACGTGATGGGTTAAAAGAGAATGCTGCGTACAAGTCCCTGGTAAGGTTAACTCAGAGCGTTATTAATGAGTTGGAAACTAGGCGATTTATCTATAGAAGTAAGGCTGGATTAAGCAGAAAAACCTTGAAGGTTGAATCTGAATTTGAGAAACTGTTCTCTTTTTCTTCCTTAAAAAAGAAAATGCAAAATGTTTTGGATACGGGAAATGTTGCAGGGAATGTTTCTCAAAACATTATGCAGGTTATTGACGAATCTGAAATAGAAAAGAACAAAATTGCGGATTCTCTGCGTGAAACAATTGCGATTTATCAGGGGCAAGCGACTTTAGGTAAAATAGTCAATATTGTTTTGCATGAAGGTCGTAAACCTCTTGCATTCTTTAAAAATCAAGTCCCATTATTTAAGAACTGCTATGATCAATACCTTGGCGGAGATTATTCGAAATTGCCTAAGGTGTATGAAAAGATGAATTCATTTGCAACGAATACGGATGTTTTAGTGCAGTTGTTTAAAAAAATAGATCCTTTGGCTGTTGGCAAGCGATTCTCGAAATCATCGATTTCGTTAGAATCGTGTTTAAAATCTGTCTTTTCGGTTTTTTCGTCCGAGCTAAATGATGTTGAGTGGAATGTCTATTGTAATGTAGAATCTGATGTTCGGTTGCTTTGTTACGAACAGGATGTGTATAGCATATTTACGAATCTGATTGAAAACAGTATTTTTTGGATGAATGAAAAGCGATCGGAAATAAAGAAGATCGTTGTTGAGATATTTGTTGAAGATAATCAGGTGGAACATATTGATTACAGAGATTCTGGTCCAGGAATAGAGGACTCTTTAATTGAATCGGAAGTTATTTTTGAACCTGATTTTTCAACAAAGCCAAAAGGTACTGGTTTAGGCTTGAGTGTTGCCGGTGAAGCTGCAAGGCGATGTGGTTTTGAGTTAAAAGCTCTTTCATCGATGGAAGGGGCCTATTTTAGATTAGATAGAAAGGATAAGGAGGTGCAGGATGAAAGTTCTTTTGGTTGA